The sequence ATTCGATTGCATAGCAGTATTCGTAATAGTAGTATCTGTATTTGCAGGGTGGAGTCGTGGTTTTATAGCCTCCGCATTGAGTTTTGCAGGATGGTTTTTGTCTGTATTCTTGACTTATGTAGGATATCCATTTGTTGAGCCTTTTTTAAGAGAAAGATTTCATTCTGATGTAGTAGTATTTGCTATAGGGTACATTGGTGTATTGTTCGGATTATTGATGATTATAGGGGTATTCAATCTATTTGTGGTTAGTGCGTTAAAGCCTATTTCAGGTAATATTTTGGATAAATCGCTAGGATTAGTGTTTGGTATTGGAAGAGGAGTGGTAATATGTACCGTCGGATTGATCGTAGTATATGCTATATATGCCGCTTATTCAAAGAAAGAGTATCATAAAGCGAAGGACGAGATGTCGGAATTTTTCATTGTAAGTAATGTGTTTTTTGTGATAGATAAATCACATGATGTAGTATTTTTGATGATGCCACATCAAATGGCAGATGATATCTTAAAAATTGGATCTCAAAAAGATGACATATAAACTTAATATATCAAAGAACAGAAAAGCATATCATAATTATACCGTAGATAGTACTTATGAAGCGGGTATAGCGCTGCGTGGTAGTGAAGTTAAGTCACTTCGTAAGAATAAGACATCATTAAGTGAATCATATGGAAGTTTAATAAAAGGAGAATTATTTTTGCTAAATTTGCATATACCTCAATATGAATGTACAACCGCATTTCTATTAGATTCGAGACGGCCGAAAAAATTATTGCTACATAAAAGAGAAATTAATCGAATCATAGGTAAAATGAAAAA is a genomic window of Candidatus Fokinia solitaria containing:
- a CDS encoding CvpA family protein, with the protein product MNPVYVFDCIAVFVIVVSVFAGWSRGFIASALSFAGWFLSVFLTYVGYPFVEPFLRERFHSDVVVFAIGYIGVLFGLLMIIGVFNLFVVSALKPISGNILDKSLGLVFGIGRGVVICTVGLIVVYAIYAAYSKKEYHKAKDEMSEFFIVSNVFFVIDKSHDVVFLMMPHQMADDILKIGSQKDDI
- the smpB gene encoding SsrA-binding protein SmpB, giving the protein MTYKLNISKNRKAYHNYTVDSTYEAGIALRGSEVKSLRKNKTSLSESYGSLIKGELFLLNLHIPQYECTTAFLLDSRRPKKLLLHKREINRIIGKMKKNHFTIIPLEMYLNERSLIKVAIGVCKGKTNYDKRESIKKREIEREMRRDVSNQE